gaggcgtgAATACTTTGCCATGAAAGCTATGGATAAAAGCATCATGCTTAATCGCAATAAGGTTTTATTCTTGTTTCATCTTTCAGTTATTTCCATCgcattctatctctaacagaATTCTAATGCCTCTAGGTCCACAGAGCTATTGCTGAAAGCCAAATCCTTGATCTGCTGGAGCACCCATTCCTTCCAACATTAGATGCATCATTTCAGGTTTGCTCTATTAATAAGCTAGCTAAGATATCATGTTTCTGTGTAAGCATGTTCATTGTACTTTGCTTATGTGGATGCTATCCCTATTCTTAAGTCCTCACTCCCCAACATTGCCGCAGAATTCTTTCGCAATACATGAGTCCCGCTTGCAGGATTTGAAAcatatgcatatttgaaacatGATTTTAATTGTCTCGCTTGCAGGATTGTGAATGGCTGTTGTCATTGAGCTACGGCTTGctatatgtatatttgttgTCTGCTTTGCTCGACGACGCTCAAGAACACAGAGGAgacattatattttgaaacgtaAGAAAACATCAGCTCTACATATTCAAACTGTGTACTGTCGAGTAGGAATTTTGTGAATATActagcattttttttgaagtaaaGGGCAGGATCCCTGCCAATTAGGAAAAAATGTGCACAATAGTTGCAAactaatgctggctagaaaaTGACCAGACCACTTAGGTCAGTGGCATAACTATGATTACACTGGCTAGATAAACCCATTTTGTCAGTAGTATGAGTTATAACCCAATTACTTGCTCTATAAATCTTAAGATCTTATTTTACTTATCTTAGATAATTGATTGATATCATAAACCCAGCCTCTACATCCTAAggatgtactccctccgtttcataatgtaagacgttttagctatgattagattcatccattaaccaatgtatattgtttatatatatgtctagattcattgatatctatatgaatttaggatacgttagaaagtcttacattatgaaacggagatagtacacGGCTACAAATCTTATTTTACTTGCTAATGATCTtatgattttgagatttgatTGGCATATGTATTTGTGTATTTCCTTAGCGTTTAGCACAATGAGACGACCGTCAGTTTCCAATAACATAAATGGGAGAGGGTTCACCTCTTTTTCTtggaaataaagaaaaatggtGAGGAATTTATTGATATTGTCCTTTGTGTAATATTCCTACTTTGGCCAGATTTGTTTGCCGCAAAAGTAAAATAGGCAAACTGAACTTTTACAAATTAAGCCTCTATGATCATTAGttgcaaattttgtttatcAGCTTATTGGAAGCTGTTGTAAACACATGACCcccagtttatttttcagtgcaTTTTGATGGTGTTCTCGGAAACAGAATAAACTCACTAGAGAATATGTGCCTCTTTTTCAGGTTAGGTGATCTCGGAAAGTCGGAAGAATTGATACTAATTTCTAGCCCTCTAAGCTTGGTGCGTCCTCGAGAAATAGATAGTGAATTAATATTTTGGTGATTGGCAAGTTTGGgtctaaattttagtataaatattgcagtcatgcaaataatatttgtagGATATGATGTAAATTGGTGGACTTGACATGAGAATGTTTTGTGATCTATCTTCAATGGAAAGGATGGTTGTTGTGAGACAGGTTCCATTTCCATTACTAATTTGTTGTATAGTGTATTTGGCTCTTTCTGTAGAAGTGCTGAACTATGAGTACACGGTTCTAAAcctaatctaaattttgttatattcAAGGTAATGAGTAATCACCAAATAATTTAGTATATGAACaaataattgtttgttttatttttattttattattagcaACATGAATTCCTTATGACATAAGAGATATTAAGAAGTGTATTGCTATGTGACCTAGATTGATTGAatgattataatttaataatattttatcaaacaCGTAATAATAcgttatcaaatatatatacttagaaCCGTAACGTTAGCATGggcatattattaaataagtaGGGTGCCTACCTTTCTCTTCAATGCATTGAGTCCTATTTACCAGTGCAACACCTTCTTATTTGTGCTTCATGCACTGTTACGCATTGGAGATCTACgagaataaataaagcaactAGGCTGTGTTCGGCTTGAGAAGGATAGGTTAACTTATCTTGTCATGAAAAACgtatattaatacatgattaattaattattaattatttaacaaatatataataaattaatatgattttttagaacaacttttctatagaaaaatttttacaaaaatacaccgtttagtagtttagaaaGCGTGCGCGCAGAAAACGATAGGGTAGGTTATCTTGTTGGGGGCGAACGAACGGGCCTAAAAGTTTTTGTATCTATGTTATTGTATCTACGTTAGTGGTTTAAAAGTCGAGCCGGTAAAATAGACTACGGTAATTAAatgaaaatactaaaattatctcaacaaaacatttaaaaatcaaagttTGGCTGGGATTAATAAGCAGGAGATGCAAAGTTCAGAAGAGAGGAGGTTCCATATACATTTATGATTTGatgttgttatttatttacttacccgtcataaaataagtttattttatgatttagATATAaggtttaactcttcgtcttatttgaatttttttactactaaaatttttattattattaaatgataaaacatgaataatactttacacgataaattttttaagtttttatataatttttttaaataagatgaatgtcAACGTTGGAcaaaaaaatcgaaaaataaagtttttaagtgatggaggtagtatttatttattctttcaCGGTCATACCGTGGTAAGGGTTTAGTTGTTAGATTTATCTCAAAGTCTAGccaggttaaaaataaataaattagagtagaataaaattaattaaaatttaggaGTCAGACTCATGCTCCATAATGTCTTCGCCGGCTATTTTGAGCAAATCGCAAGTGAATTGCACGCTTTTCATTACAGGATTACTACATCTATTGTAGTAACGGTCTCCGGTTATTTTGGATccttttcaggaaaaaaaatcacaggaGAAATTTCTCtttgaaggaaaagaaaagaaaaacgaagATGGAAAATTGAGGAGAAATTCTCGAGAGGAAAAGGGAGGCCGCGTACAAGTCTCCTCCTACCTCGCGGGAGGCCGCCGTCCGACGAGatcccgccaccgccaccgccaccgccaccgcttCCTCAGCCTcgtcgcgcgcgcgtgctGGTGCTGCGGCTGCGCGCCTTGCCTGCGGATTCCTCTTCCCCCTCCATGCTCCTCCggtcggcgccgcgccgcctccacctcctccgcccgcaccacctccgcctcctatccaccgccgccgccgtcgcggctCCGCCTCCGGCGCCCACCGAGTGGACGGAGGCACCCGTCTCCTCCGTCCGcgcggccaccgccgacgccTCCCTCTTCCACGTCTCCCTCGACCTCTCCTCCCACGCCGACCTCCTCGCCtcccacgtcgccgccggccagttCCTCCCCTTCCGCCTCCCCGACACGCCTTACCCGATCTTCCTCGccatctcctcccctcccccgcacctcctcctcgccagGTCCTTCGATTTCCTCGTTAAGCGGCTCCCCGGCACCCCCTCCGCACGCCTCTGCGACCTCCGCCCCGGCGACCTCGTCCAcgtcggcggcagcgtcgTCGGCCGCGGATTCGAGGTCGGCAGGATCGCTGACGCCCGCGACATCCTCGTCTTTGCAACCGGATCAGGGATCAGGTAGGGCTTCCTCGCCACATGAATACGTTGAGAGATCTCATACGTTGAACCGTCATCAAAAGTTGTTCGAACTAGTGATCTAAACTGATTACAAATGCCCTTGTGACATGATTAATGAACAATGAAAACCCGGAAAATTCACTTTCGATCGATTTGTAGATGGAACAAGTGATAGTCTCCAACCGTATATTCTGTGTACCATTAGGTATTGAGTACTCTTAGGTATTTGCCATTTGAGATGATTGATTGCTGAATAGTTGCAGAATTCTTGTCTGTTTTATGCTGCCATACACTGCCGAAAATTGTACTGTCTTTGATGGCTTTCCTTGACTTGATTTTTCTGTAACTCTGAATTCCTTGAGCACATGCAAAAATGCATCTTTGCATAGGTAGATTGCCTAATTGGGTTCATAATATGCTTTTAGAGTATAATCAACACTGTTGATAAGAAAACATCACTAGCATATGTATCGTATCAACTACAAacgaaaatatattattttgcacAAGACATTCGCCGGTTGCATTTAAAATTTGCACCTCTGCTCACATCATTTGGTCATTGCAGTCCAATTCGGTCACTCATTGAGTCGGGTTTTGGTGAAACTAAGAATATTGATGTAAGACTCTTTTATGGGGTTAGAAACCTTCAGAGGATGGCATATCAGGTAAATGACAGTTTTTAAGTGCACAACTCCTAAGTTCAGATTTGTGTGTGTCTGAAACCAATACTCTGACAGGAGAGATTCAGTAATTGGGAATCCAGAGGAATCAAAATAATACCAGTTCTGTCAAGACCAGATGATCAATGGACTGGTGAGCGAGGTTATGTCCAGGTACTGTATGTAATCTTTTTGCCACGTTGGTCATTTTTAGTTATTTGCTAGTTTGTGTATTCTTATAGCTCGTGTTTTGCATTTAGCAGAATGCTTTTTCTAGGTTGAAAAAAGTTGTAAATCCTTCATCCATGGGAGCAATTTTGTGTGGACATAAACAGATGTCTGAGGTATGATTACCTTTCCTCCTGTTTCCATTATAAATACTAAAGTCGTTGCTTAGATACAACCCACATACCATAACATAAATTAGATGTTCTGCTTTTTGTCCAAGTGTCACAATGTTTTATGTAATTTGATTCTGAATTAGTCTTACATTGAACATCTGCACATAGAAACTTAACCTTAACCATTGATAAGCTCTAACAATATAACTGTTCCTGCCACTAGAACGTGGTTGGTTTACATTTGCTCATGAAACTATTCCATACAAAATACAGACATCAGTGTAGATCTGGATTTGTTGTTAGTGCTCAAATCTGAGGAGATGAATGAACTATCATCTAGTGGTACCAGTTCGCAGCAGAGTGTACCAATTTACCGTACCATTAAATTTTGCTTTTATCCACACAATAACTGATGCCAAGTTCTTCTCATGGGCTGATATTTTGATGTGAAATCATTCAGTTTTGGTGGTGATCTGTGTTGGTGACTTGGTTATTACATTCATTCTGGTTTTCATCTACATTGATATTCTGCAGGAAATTACGAGAGCTCTTGTTGCTGACGGTATGCCGAAAGATAGAATCTTAACAAACTTCTGACTGCCACTGGCCCACTAGAACACAGTTTTTGGCCTTCTAGTTGTACCTTTATTACTACAACACAATTGTTATTCTTTACAGCAAGTGCGATGGAAACTCGCAAGTCGCAACAGAGGAAC
This is a stretch of genomic DNA from Oryza brachyantha chromosome 1, ObraRS2, whole genome shotgun sequence. It encodes these proteins:
- the LOC102703906 gene encoding fruit protein pKIWI502-like is translated as MLLRSAPRRLHLLRPHHLRLLSTAAAVAAPPPAPTEWTEAPVSSVRAATADASLFHVSLDLSSHADLLASHVAAGQFLPFRLPDTPYPIFLAISSPPPHLLLARSFDFLVKRLPGTPSARLCDLRPGDLVHVGGSVVGRGFEVGRIADARDILVFATGSGISPIRSLIESGFGETKNIDVRLFYGVRNLQRMAYQERFSNWESRGIKIIPVLSRPDDQWTGERGYVQNAFSRLKKVVNPSSMGAILCGHKQMSEEITRALVADGMPKDRILTNF